The proteins below are encoded in one region of Sporosarcina sp. FSL K6-1508:
- a CDS encoding glycine betaine ABC transporter substrate-binding protein: protein MRFLEKVGGLIAIVLLAVVLTACGSNAGKAVTDKEKSIGESLDYQIIGIDPGAAIMTTTEKVIEEYGLKDYKLISGTGATMTAALKKAYDKEQPIVVIGWTPHWKFAKFDLNFLDDPKGLYGGEEQIRTIGRLGLADDLPEAHQILSQFKWTEADMGEVMKAIQEGEKEAVAAQSWIDANADKVAQWTAGVDKVNGDKIKLVYVAWDSEIASHNVMKLVLEDMGHKVTLMQVESGPLWTAVADGSADASLAAWLPLTAKTYADKFEGEFEELGVNMEGVKVGLVVPKYMGITKIEDLNN, encoded by the coding sequence ATGAGATTTCTAGAAAAAGTAGGTGGACTTATAGCGATTGTTTTGCTTGCGGTCGTTCTTACGGCTTGTGGTAGCAATGCTGGAAAAGCCGTAACGGATAAAGAAAAATCAATCGGAGAATCGCTTGATTATCAGATTATAGGAATCGATCCGGGGGCAGCCATTATGACCACCACAGAAAAGGTGATTGAGGAATATGGGTTGAAAGACTATAAACTTATTTCAGGTACGGGTGCGACGATGACTGCGGCTTTGAAAAAAGCCTATGATAAAGAACAGCCGATTGTTGTAATCGGATGGACTCCGCATTGGAAATTTGCAAAGTTTGATTTGAATTTCCTTGATGATCCGAAGGGGCTGTACGGGGGAGAAGAACAAATTCGCACAATTGGAAGGCTTGGGTTAGCGGATGACTTGCCAGAAGCACACCAAATTCTTTCCCAGTTCAAGTGGACGGAAGCGGACATGGGTGAAGTAATGAAGGCTATTCAAGAAGGCGAAAAAGAAGCAGTGGCGGCGCAAAGCTGGATTGATGCCAATGCGGATAAAGTTGCACAATGGACGGCTGGTGTGGACAAAGTAAATGGCGACAAGATTAAACTTGTCTATGTGGCATGGGATAGTGAAATCGCAAGTCATAATGTTATGAAACTCGTTCTAGAGGATATGGGCCATAAAGTGACCTTGATGCAAGTGGAAAGTGGTCCGCTATGGACGGCGGTAGCGGATGGTAGCGCGGATGCATCTCTTGCAGCATGGTTGCCGTTGACCGCTAAAACATATGCCGATAAGTTCGAAGGTGAATTCGAAGAACTTGGTGTTAATATGGAAGGTGTTAAAGTCGGTCTTGTAGTGCCGAAGTATATGGGTATCACAAAAATTGAGGACTTGAACAATTAA
- the ribD gene encoding bifunctional diaminohydroxyphosphoribosylaminopyrimidine deaminase/5-amino-6-(5-phosphoribosylamino)uracil reductase RibD gives MAIRAMLAGSALSLSKGGMLMNPQHYMRIALDLARTAQGQTSPNPIVGAVCVKDGQVLGTGAHLKAGTPHAEVHALAMAGSASSGADLYVTLEPCSHTGKTPPCTDLIISSGIQRVFVASIDPNPSVNGTGIGLLKDAGIEVITGILQEEAEQLNQAFFHFIKYGKPYVTLKAAATLDGRLSTQNGDSKWITSAASRTDVHHLRHTHDAILVGVQTVLHDNPFLTTRLPHGGKNPIRVILDRHLRTPKTANVVTDGAAETIIFTLDSTESETAFFDHPLVSVERISENVSFLNEVLKRLADKEIMTLFVEGGSRVHSSFINEGLADELYLYMAPKLIGNGASLFMDDTRNLMAEGESLRFLDMRQIGADIRLHARFLKED, from the coding sequence TTGGCTATACGTGCTATGCTTGCAGGCTCTGCCCTTTCATTATCGAAAGGGGGAATGCTTATGAATCCTCAACATTATATGAGAATTGCTCTCGACCTGGCGCGTACCGCACAAGGACAAACCTCGCCGAATCCAATTGTCGGTGCTGTTTGTGTGAAAGACGGCCAAGTTTTAGGGACTGGTGCGCACTTGAAAGCTGGGACACCTCATGCTGAAGTGCATGCACTGGCAATGGCAGGTTCGGCTTCTAGTGGTGCGGATTTATACGTGACACTGGAACCGTGTTCCCATACTGGGAAAACACCTCCATGTACAGATCTCATTATTTCGTCTGGAATTCAACGTGTATTTGTTGCGTCTATCGATCCGAATCCTTCCGTCAATGGAACAGGAATTGGACTTCTTAAGGATGCTGGAATTGAAGTCATTACCGGCATTTTACAGGAAGAGGCAGAGCAGTTAAACCAAGCATTTTTTCATTTCATCAAATACGGGAAACCATACGTTACCTTGAAAGCCGCCGCAACTCTTGACGGTAGACTTTCAACGCAGAACGGGGACAGCAAATGGATAACTTCGGCTGCATCGCGAACCGATGTCCATCACCTCCGCCATACCCATGATGCTATTTTGGTCGGCGTACAAACCGTACTTCACGATAACCCTTTCCTCACCACCCGTTTGCCCCATGGTGGAAAGAACCCGATTCGAGTTATTTTAGATCGGCATCTTAGGACGCCAAAAACAGCGAATGTCGTTACAGATGGCGCTGCAGAAACGATTATATTCACACTCGATTCAACAGAATCGGAAACTGCTTTTTTTGATCATCCTCTCGTTTCAGTTGAAAGGATTTCAGAAAACGTATCTTTTTTGAACGAAGTTTTAAAACGTCTTGCTGATAAAGAAATCATGACGTTGTTCGTTGAAGGCGGTAGCAGAGTTCATTCCAGTTTCATCAATGAAGGTCTCGCAGATGAACTGTATTTGTATATGGCTCCGAAATTAATCGGCAACGGTGCTTCTTTGTTCATGGACGATACTCGGAACTTGATGGCAGAAGGCGAATCCCTTCGTTTTTTAGATATGCGACAAATCGGGGCTGATATCCGATTGCATGCCAGGTTTCTAAAGGAGGATTGA
- a CDS encoding GbsR/MarR family transcriptional regulator: MDGNIKLEKARERIIETIAQNIHLYGLTPSAGRQYGTMFFHNEPLTLDDMTEELGMSKTSMSTSVRALSDLKLVERAWKRGVRKDLYQVSDDWYQSFIDLFSIKWRKSVSQHSGAIRKSLTELNELMNDPAISDELKAEVTIDIDKLQYMRAYYKWLDRLIDAFEDHDIFDLVPMSNQQKDPSDK, encoded by the coding sequence ATGGACGGTAATATAAAACTTGAAAAAGCCCGTGAGCGAATCATTGAGACAATCGCACAAAATATACATCTTTACGGTCTTACACCTTCTGCTGGGAGACAATATGGCACGATGTTTTTTCATAATGAACCCTTAACTCTGGATGACATGACAGAAGAACTCGGGATGAGCAAAACAAGTATGAGCACATCCGTCAGAGCACTATCTGATTTAAAGTTAGTGGAACGTGCTTGGAAAAGAGGCGTCCGAAAAGATCTTTATCAAGTATCAGACGATTGGTATCAAAGCTTTATCGATCTATTTTCAATTAAGTGGAGAAAATCCGTCTCCCAGCATTCGGGTGCCATTAGAAAATCATTGACTGAACTGAACGAATTGATGAATGACCCTGCAATTAGTGATGAATTGAAAGCAGAAGTAACGATAGATATAGATAAACTGCAGTATATGCGAGCTTATTATAAATGGCTAGATCGGCTAATCGATGCATTTGAAGATCATGATATTTTTGATCTCGTACCGATGAGCAATCAGCAAAAAGATCCTTCCGATAAATGA
- the ribE gene encoding riboflavin synthase yields MFTGIIEEIGTVSAVRPATNSLQLSIRCNKVLSDVKKGDSLAVNGVCLTVSDFSSNQFIADVMPETVKATTLQALRTGSSVNLERAMAANGRFGGHIVSGHVDGTGEIISVRQKENAIYMEISIATELLKYFIPKGSVTVDGTSLTVFGVTGKGFIISLIPVTQDDSIIGRKRAGDRVNVECDMLAKYIERLLTTNKENPTGGLTMDALVANGFLS; encoded by the coding sequence TTGTTTACTGGAATTATTGAAGAAATAGGAACAGTTTCAGCGGTTAGGCCAGCGACGAATTCATTGCAACTATCAATCCGTTGTAACAAAGTGCTTAGTGATGTAAAAAAAGGCGATAGTCTGGCGGTAAATGGTGTCTGTTTGACGGTTTCAGATTTCTCAAGCAATCAATTTATAGCTGATGTCATGCCTGAAACTGTTAAAGCGACAACGCTTCAAGCATTGCGTACAGGAAGTTCGGTTAACTTAGAGCGTGCGATGGCGGCAAATGGTCGTTTTGGAGGTCATATTGTCAGTGGGCATGTTGATGGCACTGGCGAAATCATTTCGGTTAGACAAAAAGAAAATGCAATCTATATGGAAATCAGTATTGCAACTGAATTATTGAAATATTTTATCCCAAAAGGTTCAGTTACTGTGGATGGAACTTCTTTGACCGTCTTCGGTGTGACGGGTAAAGGTTTTATCATCTCATTAATTCCAGTTACACAAGACGACTCCATCATCGGCCGAAAACGGGCCGGGGATCGAGTGAACGTAGAATGTGATATGCTCGCAAAATATATTGAACGGCTACTGACTACGAACAAAGAGAATCCAACTGGCGGTTTAACAATGGATGCCCTCGTCGCCAATGGATTCCTCAGTTAA
- a CDS encoding quaternary amine ABC transporter ATP-binding protein, protein MSEQIASKKIEVKNTTKIFGKNTKRASQLLNEGKTKNEILKATGATVGVKNASFDVYEGEIFVIMGLSGSGKSTLVRLLNRLIDPTMGNILLDGEDIVKMNKEQLRNVRRKKIGMVFQNFALFPHKTILENAEYGLEIQGVAKVERQAKAKESLGLVGLAGYEDQYPSQLSGGMQQRVGLARALANGPDVLLMDEAFSALDPLIRKDMQDELLQLHNDMGKTIIFITHDLDEALRIGDRIALMKDGEIVQVGTPEEILMSPSNEYVERFVEDVDLSKVLTAGHIMKKADTVQVDRGARVALRMMKQLGISSIYIVDKANRLMGAVTAQDAGSAIETGKSLEEIIISDLPMITSDTVLTDLFDVVSTAAIPVVVVDDNKKIQGIIIRGALIGALSGDNQFINNNGTIDSDEQTDTGVKAHG, encoded by the coding sequence ATGAGTGAACAGATTGCCAGTAAGAAAATCGAAGTGAAAAACACTACAAAGATTTTCGGCAAAAACACGAAGCGGGCTTCGCAGCTGCTAAATGAAGGAAAAACAAAGAATGAAATTTTGAAAGCGACTGGCGCAACTGTCGGCGTGAAGAATGCATCGTTCGATGTGTACGAAGGTGAAATATTCGTCATTATGGGATTGTCAGGCAGCGGAAAATCAACGCTGGTCAGATTGTTGAACAGGTTGATCGATCCGACGATGGGCAATATCCTGTTGGACGGTGAAGACATCGTTAAGATGAATAAAGAACAGCTTCGTAATGTGAGACGCAAGAAAATCGGGATGGTATTTCAGAATTTCGCGCTTTTCCCACATAAAACGATTCTTGAAAATGCAGAATACGGCCTAGAAATCCAGGGAGTTGCAAAGGTAGAACGTCAAGCCAAAGCAAAAGAGTCCTTAGGGTTAGTTGGACTTGCAGGGTATGAAGATCAATACCCAAGCCAGTTAAGTGGTGGAATGCAGCAACGTGTCGGTTTAGCAAGAGCGCTTGCCAACGGACCCGATGTCTTACTGATGGATGAAGCATTCAGTGCACTTGACCCATTAATTCGGAAAGATATGCAAGACGAATTGCTACAGCTTCATAATGATATGGGGAAAACAATTATTTTCATTACCCATGACCTAGACGAGGCACTTCGTATAGGAGACCGGATCGCCTTGATGAAAGACGGAGAAATCGTTCAAGTTGGTACACCTGAAGAGATATTAATGAGTCCATCGAATGAATATGTAGAACGTTTTGTTGAAGACGTGGATCTTTCCAAAGTGTTAACGGCGGGACATATTATGAAAAAAGCGGATACGGTTCAAGTCGACCGTGGGGCGAGGGTTGCTCTCCGTATGATGAAACAGTTGGGGATATCTTCGATTTACATTGTTGACAAAGCAAACCGTCTAATGGGTGCGGTCACGGCCCAAGATGCAGGTTCAGCTATTGAAACAGGGAAGTCGCTTGAAGAAATAATAATTTCTGATCTTCCGATGATTACTTCGGATACTGTGCTGACCGATTTGTTTGATGTCGTATCGACAGCTGCTATACCGGTTGTCGTCGTAGATGATAATAAAAAAATTCAAGGAATTATTATTCGTGGTGCACTGATTGGGGCGTTATCAGGTGACAATCAGTTTATTAATAATAACGGAACAATCGATTCCGACGAACAAACGGATACGGGGGTGAAGGCGCATGGATAA
- a CDS encoding ABC transporter permease, with protein sequence MDKLIPRLPFADWIDNGVDWLVVTFGTLFDGISNFLKGIVEGSVEWLDMVPSILLAVLFALLAWFISTRRIALFTLIGLLFIDYLGYWYPMLQMLALVLTSVFFALVIGIPIGIWGSQQATARKIINPILDLMQTMPAFVYLLPAIFFFNIGVVPGVVASVIFSMPPTIRLTMLGIEQVPKDLIEATEAFGSTTWQRLSKVQIPLAKPTIMAGVNQSIMLSLSMVVIASMVGAPGLGEEVYRAVTQLKTGVGFETGLSIVIVAIILDRITQHAGKKKQGGITR encoded by the coding sequence ATGGATAAGCTTATACCTCGTTTGCCATTTGCAGATTGGATAGACAATGGTGTTGATTGGCTTGTAGTGACGTTTGGTACATTGTTTGACGGGATTTCAAATTTTCTCAAAGGAATTGTTGAGGGATCGGTAGAATGGCTCGATATGGTGCCTTCCATTTTACTTGCCGTGCTTTTTGCCTTGCTCGCGTGGTTCATTTCCACCCGACGCATTGCTTTGTTCACACTAATCGGCTTGTTATTCATTGACTACTTGGGTTATTGGTATCCAATGCTACAAATGCTTGCGCTTGTACTCACCTCCGTGTTCTTTGCCTTGGTGATTGGTATTCCAATCGGTATTTGGGGTTCACAACAGGCGACAGCAAGGAAAATTATTAATCCAATATTGGATCTAATGCAGACGATGCCGGCATTCGTTTATCTGTTGCCTGCCATTTTCTTCTTCAATATCGGAGTTGTTCCAGGCGTTGTGGCATCTGTCATCTTTTCAATGCCGCCAACAATCCGTTTGACAATGCTCGGTATTGAGCAAGTTCCGAAGGATTTAATCGAGGCGACTGAAGCTTTCGGCTCCACGACATGGCAGCGGTTGAGCAAGGTGCAAATACCACTTGCCAAGCCGACAATCATGGCGGGTGTCAATCAAAGCATTATGCTTTCCCTATCCATGGTTGTTATCGCCTCCATGGTTGGTGCACCTGGGCTTGGTGAAGAAGTTTACCGGGCCGTTACACAATTGAAAACGGGCGTCGGCTTTGAGACCGGATTGTCCATCGTGATCGTAGCAATTATTTTAGATCGCATCACGCAGCACGCAGGAAAGAAAAAACAAGGGGGAATTACACGATGA
- a CDS encoding glycine betaine ABC transporter substrate-binding protein has product MKLTKKVLGLGAVALLAVGLAACGNDDDKGKTETGGDSEKSVGESVDYKITGIDPGAGIMEATEKVLKEYDLKDWTLTTGSGAAMTASLKKAYDKEQPIIITGWTPHWKFAKYDLKYLEDPKGVYGGEEQIRTIGRIGLAEDLPEAHQILSQFNWTEEDMGEIMVAIQEGEKEDVAAQNWVDANEDKVAVWTEGVEKVDGDKIKLAYVAWDSEIASHNVMKIVLEDMGYKVTLTQVEAGPLWTAVADGSADASLAAWMPLTHKTYADKFEGKFEELGINMEGVKVGLVVPEYMDIDSIEDLKK; this is encoded by the coding sequence ATGAAATTAACTAAAAAAGTATTAGGACTTGGAGCGGTCGCTCTGCTTGCAGTAGGACTTGCTGCATGTGGCAATGACGATGACAAAGGTAAAACAGAAACAGGCGGAGATTCTGAGAAATCTGTAGGCGAATCAGTAGACTATAAAATTACTGGTATCGATCCAGGTGCAGGTATCATGGAAGCAACTGAAAAAGTGCTTAAAGAATATGACCTTAAAGATTGGACGCTTACAACGGGTTCAGGGGCTGCAATGACAGCTTCACTGAAAAAAGCGTATGACAAAGAGCAGCCAATCATTATAACTGGCTGGACACCGCATTGGAAGTTTGCGAAATACGATTTGAAATATCTTGAAGATCCAAAAGGCGTATACGGTGGGGAAGAACAAATCCGTACAATTGGACGAATCGGTTTAGCAGAAGACCTGCCAGAAGCGCATCAAATCTTATCACAGTTCAACTGGACTGAAGAGGATATGGGCGAAATAATGGTAGCAATTCAAGAGGGTGAAAAAGAAGACGTAGCAGCACAAAACTGGGTTGATGCAAACGAAGATAAAGTGGCTGTATGGACAGAAGGCGTTGAAAAAGTGGACGGTGACAAGATCAAACTTGCCTACGTTGCATGGGACAGTGAAATTGCTAGCCATAATGTCATGAAAATTGTTTTAGAGGATATGGGTTATAAAGTGACATTAACACAGGTTGAAGCAGGTCCTTTATGGACAGCGGTTGCTGACGGAAGTGCAGATGCATCGCTTGCGGCTTGGATGCCATTAACACATAAAACGTATGCTGATAAATTCGAAGGTAAATTCGAAGAACTTGGCATTAACATGGAAGGTGTCAAAGTCGGTCTTGTTGTGCCGGAGTATATGGACATCGATTCGATTGAAGACTTGAAAAAATAA